DNA sequence from the Perca flavescens isolate YP-PL-M2 chromosome 3, PFLA_1.0, whole genome shotgun sequence genome:
tcaactccgacctgtggccctttgctgcatgtcatcccctctctctcccccttcaagtctctaagctgtcctgtcagaaATAAGGgcataaaatgcccaaaaaacaaTCTTAAGAAAAAAGGTTTCATGTTTGTAAGgtgtttctattttattttttttattgattgatGTTACAGTTCTTTGGTAGTGTAATactagtttgtttttaaaagaaaacatttggcAGCAATACCGGCATTTGTTCAATAACACTGCATTAACAATATCTATGAACACTCAATATGATGCATAACTACTGGATTGTTATTAccatttgtcataaactaaaACAGCTGTACAGCAACATGGCCTAATTGGACTCTAAAGTGATCAAAACTGAATTCAAACCAATAATTAAATCCGGCAATATCCTTTTGGAGAATAAAAGTAAATAAGACTGAGAATTTGATGACGCATTTTTTGGTACTCGAAGATACGGACACAATTGGTAGTATAAAGTATTGAGGTTTGATACTGATTATCAGCAATTACATGGCTGTAGCAGCTACAGAATAATAAGGAGCGATGCATGGAACGGTATATGTTTGTGCGTGAAAGAGTGAGTGATTACCTCAGTGTTCATatcattttcctattttaaaTGCAGACGGTGATGGAGTTCCGTCATCCCGATGGTCGTATAGTTGCTGTGGTGTTGCCAGGACGGAGCCTCCTGGTGATGAAGGGAGAGAGCAGATACCTCTGGACACATGGGTGAGCTCAACTGTGTCAGATGGATCGTTCTTCCCCCCCCCGCTAGGAGTCCGTTTATCTCGACGTGAACTTTAGGTCTATTAATGGAGGAGTGACAGCCAGGTCTTTTATTCTATTCTGTTGAAGGGTCgcacaaaaaaactgaatttatgATGTCTCTCTGGGTTACAATACTAAGTCATAATAAGTCTGTCTGTGGACCTTTTACCacatttgaaaaacttttttttttttaaaccagtgaCCGGCTCAAGTTTGGGTCATATCCACATCTTCTGGTGTGCACATAAAGCACACCAACTTCACAGATTCAAGATAGTCAACCACTACTACAACTGTCTCTTATCTTCTCTCAGGATAACTCCTCGAAAGTTTGACATGGTGCCAGTCTGCGACCCACAATCCCCTGCTCATAAGCCTGACCTCGGGACTCGCAGCAATCTCACTTTGAACAAGAGGGGCACCCGCACTTCATTCACTTTCCGCAAGATTAGACATGAACCCTGCCGATGTGGTGAGAGTCTTGCAAGGTCATAATAAAGCACACAGTATgttttagggctgggtatcgccagTGACTTCCCTAATCGATTCGATTCCGATTCACCAGGTCCAgatttgattacatttctgATTTGATATCAATTAGTTTCAGTTATAATACTaattttgcttggatataaaagagatgcTCAGATAActtatgctgtaaattgtacaagcagGAAGCAAACTCAAATATTTTCTATAATGCAacaggttaatgtttacattaagagtTGACCCCCCCAAAGGTTTGTTTAAAGTAGTTTTTACTTAACCAGGACTAGCATGACAGTCACTGACAAACTACAGCAGACCACACAACGTAGAGCAACTGTAAACTACAGCCAGTGAGTAGAGTGACCAAGTTGAAGAACATTCTTCAAAAACCGCTCTTCAACTGGCTGGCTAACACTgccacatttacagaaatgttgattaatatgcattgtcctaataaataaaataaatcttaatCTTATCTATAACATGGTAAACGATGAAAAAGCCCTCTCTCtgacaaattaataaaaaatttaaaaaaagaatacttctggtctttacagttaaaggaacacgccgacttattgggactttagcttattcaccgtatccccccagttagataagtccatacatacccttctcatctacgcacccaccgctagcctagcttagcacagatcctggaggtaaccggctccatctagcctactgctcccaataagtgacaaaataacgccaacattttcctgtttacatgttgtgatttgtatagtcacagcgtgtacaaataacaaggtcacatgagacacagccatcttctaaccgtatacaaactgggaactatattctcagaaggtgaagcactgctacttctgctacttgggcggagtgatatgttcgcagtgcttttcaggtgttgcgctaaGTAGCAgtgcttgaaagccctgtgtgtGTCACGTGATGCCCTTATACATTCATGGCGAAAAGGCAAACATTAAAAGATTGATTTTGGAATTGTACTAATCgatatcagatcactcaaattaagattttaatcAAAGAGTCAATTATTTTgacccagccctagtgtgtttGATAACCAAAGCCAAAATTTAGGGAAAAAACTCTTCAAAACCCTCCTGTTTATCACCACCTGTTAATTATATACAGTCTGATGGTCACATTTAACTTACCATTCAAccccttcttttctctctctctctctctctctctctctctctctctctctctctctctctctctctctctctctctctctctctttgtctctcctttCAGCCTTCCACTCTGCCTGTGACAGTCAGGTAGCACCCTCTCCGCCGTCTCCTCCCTCACTACCCTGTTGCCATGCCGACGCAGCCCTTCTGGAGGAGGAGTATGTGCACCGGGTGTACGACGCCATCGCCTCCCACTTCAGCGGCACTCGCCACTCCCCCTGGCCTCGTGTTTGCCACTTCCTGTCATCGCTCCCACCTGGCAGCGTGCTGGCCGATGTGGGCTGTGGAAATGGCAAATACCTGGGTGTCAACCCAGACGTGATTGCAGTGAGTGTCATCATGTGTTACAATAATGATGTCTGTAATTCTGTGATACTTCCATGATCCCTGTGGGGAAATTTCCTTTTCCattctgtttttattgctaCTGCTTCTTAGATTATTCCCACTGTAAAATCCCACACAAAGTCATTTATGTACAGAAACATGTCATAACTGCAGAATGAGGTAGAACTCCTCTGCTGCTACTTCAGAGGAGGACAAGGTGGCagaggcctttttttttctttctttttttactagTTTGATGGAGATTACATCAAGGCTATAAGGCTAGTCTTTGTTGTAAAAATGAAACATATTTTGGTAAGGCTTTCGAAATACCCTTATTTGGTTTCTTTCCGATGGTTAGATGAGAAGACCGATATGACtcccaagagaaaaaaaatacacccATCAAAACTTTTTAAGATGTCACTAGTATACTGTGTATCTTCTTTATGTAATTCAttcacagacaaaaacataaaacaacaatttaTGGTTTTAAGGAGAGTTACCTGCTGGAACTATTTAAACATGATAGGAGAGTAAATAAGTCCACTTTATAGGTGTTGGTAGGTGCATTTTCTCTATTTGGAGAGAGGCAGGCTACcggttttcccttttttctttaatggccctgacacaccaacctccCACTAGTGCTTTACTTAAAATGTAGACATgaaatttatatttaaatgtatcCTCTCACACTTAGAAAGAAGGCATATATGTGAACAATTCCTTTAAATAAAGTCTCTATTGCAAGATATGgatctgaaaaaaataattttcaacGGTTTGCGTCATTACACTTTCCTTGGACAAGAAGCTGCTGTTAACTTATTTACCATGTGGTTAATGCTTTGGTTCTACAGCAAGTTATGTTCACATGAAGGGAAATATCTGTAATCACTTTTTAAGTTGTGTAAACATCATGTCTCCTCTaaaatgagctaaataatacaCAGTCTAGGGATGATATCCTCAGTGCTGAGGCCCGTGTTCTTGCTCTGATGTTTGCTGGTTGTCATTGTTTGTATTAGCTCAGTTTCCATGGCAATATCCTAAATGTTCTGTTTACGTATGCACACTGGGATATTCATGTTTGGGATTTGGAAGTGCGTGTAAGCAGCTTATCCTGACTCCGACTGTAACCGTGATGAATCATTACTGAGTTGAATCTTGCCATTTTTCTCTCTTAAATTTGTTTCATTCCCTCTGCATTTTCCTTTTGTCCTCTCCTGTTGAAGATTAACACTGCTAACCTTCCCGGTTTCAATTCAAATGAAAAAGGTTGacctttgtgtgtttgcatttgagTAACAGATTGAGTGTAGTATTTCTCACTATCTCTTATCACCTCTGTCTCTTTTGGGACGAGGTCATAAGAAGCTTGCTTGAATTTGTCTGTCAGACAAAATGTGTTAAGAATGATTATTACTGTCATCCAATCCCCCAcctcctttctcctcttccttttacttctttcttctttccaaCTTCCTTAATTTATACTTTTATCCACTTACTGCATTTCTCCgtttttctttcattctctGTATGTAATCCATATGTCTTTTGCTcatattcctttttttattcatttgccATTCTGTCTCTGGACTTTTTCTCATctcacaaaaataaatgcatccTTACATTCAACTGAAAATAAGACACACCGCATGTCTTCTTGTTTGGACCTTGTACTGTTCTACTGTACCTTGTGTACTGTTCTACTGTACCTTGTGCTCCTGTTTGtgaatcattttgtgtgtgtgtttcttttcagGTTGGTTGTGACCGTAGCGTTGCTCTTGTCCAAATTTGTGCAGAGAGGGGTTTCCAGGCGTTTGTATCCGATGCTCTCAGTGTCCCTCTGCGAACATCCTCCTGTGATGCCTGCATCTCTATAGCTGTCATACACCACTTctccacacaggtacacactggTGTACATTTCTAAGAAAAAACCCAAAACAATATAGCAACGTTTCTGAAAGATGAacccacataaaaaaaacaagcacatcATTAAATTGTTCATCACTTGACctcataatgtatttttttttagactgcAGGAACCACTGGAATCTTTTTAGGGTCTCAGGAACTTTACTACAGGAAGCTTTTTCAAGTTTTAGCTCCTGGGACATGGATCCAAATTTGGGACAAATCCCTCTGCTCTCAAAGTTGTACTTTCTTATGGTTCAGGAACTGTTGGGATGGAGTGTGTGGCTCTGAACGTCACTGATTTGTATTTGGTGACACTGAAATTGTCATTGTTGTATTATTCTTAAGATGggaaattattattactataaataaaaatgtattattagtattatgcCTTAAATCAAGCAATTGTTTATAATCCTTTATTAGAGTGCTTTGCCTAGCCACCACATGCCTTGTGATGCTGTAGCAAAGCAAACACAAATTAAAGCTAATTTCTGTTCCTGTGTTAGTTTATGAGTATATTGGGTTACTTAGCAGTATGTGATAGAAATGGTCAAATAAATAGTTTGTGTGTTGTAGGAGCGTCGGCTGGCAGCAGTGAAGGAGCTAGTGAGACTTCTGAAGCCCGGAGGTCGAGTGCTCATCTACGTTTGGGCTTTTGAACAAGAGTACAACCAGCAGAGGTCCAAGTACCTCAAAGACCAGAACAAAGAGCATCCTGAGGACCCCAGCGCCACTGAAAACACACCAGAAGAAAGCCAGGAACCTCACGAGAAATTGAGTATCCATAGCAGCAGACGTTCAGAAGACATCTACAGGCCTGTAGAAAACATGCAAGATGTGTCTGATGGCAAACTTAGTGTGCACACCAACCGCACAGCATTTAACACGCAGGACCTTTTGGTTCCCTGGCATctgaaagaggggaaaaaacgAGTGGAGGAAAAATCAGGAGAAGGTGGGAAGAAGGATAGAAGGAAAGAGATGTCTAAAAAGACTTCAGGTAACACTTGCTCAGCCTATAGTTTGAGTTCCATAGCCAAATTAGACGGTAACCCTGATCCCAGTCCAGGCTTTGACTCCAACATGTCTTCTGGATCACATCTTGACACCAGTGATGTCTCTAAACCCAGTCCAAGTTGCGACACCAGTCAGACCTCCAGTTCTACTCTAAAGTTGGAGTCGGAGAGCAGCCCGGCGCCCGTTTATCACCGCTATTACCACGTgttccagcagggggagctggAGCAGCTGTGTGGTCAGGAGGCTGGAGTCCATGTGCAGAGCAGCTACCATGACCAGGGAAACTGGTGTGTTATATTAGAGAAGGACTTGGGGAGATGAACTGACACATTCacaatttataataatttagctacaaatacacatttgaACAAGAGAGTTAATGCAA
Encoded proteins:
- the alkbh8 gene encoding alkylated DNA repair protein alkB homolog 8, whose protein sequence is MDASVRNNVKAVRRSKEDKKVFRKQLKASHTLLKHEGISTALQPTKSLVVANGGLGNGVSREELSAVLNEMGELETLIMHPHKPYAFVTYRSEESARKAHIHLNGKKLQCGENSVTLYLSYVDSVTCEKEGSVPLPEGLVLVENFVSLEEEAVLLAAIDWSSTNEDVTAQKALKHRRVKHYGFEFRYDNNNVDKDKPLAAGIPQECLPVLEQCVKNKHIDIMPDQLTVNQYESGQGIPPHVDTHSAFEDTILSLSLGAKTVMEFRHPDGRIVAVVLPGRSLLVMKGESRYLWTHGITPRKFDMVPVCDPQSPAHKPDLGTRSNLTLNKRGTRTSFTFRKIRHEPCRCAFHSACDSQVAPSPPSPPSLPCCHADAALLEEEYVHRVYDAIASHFSGTRHSPWPRVCHFLSSLPPGSVLADVGCGNGKYLGVNPDVIAVGCDRSVALVQICAERGFQAFVSDALSVPLRTSSCDACISIAVIHHFSTQERRLAAVKELVRLLKPGGRVLIYVWAFEQEYNQQRSKYLKDQNKEHPEDPSATENTPEESQEPHEKLSIHSSRRSEDIYRPVENMQDVSDGKLSVHTNRTAFNTQDLLVPWHLKEGKKRVEEKSGEGGKKDRRKEMSKKTSGNTCSAYSLSSIAKLDGNPDPSPGFDSNMSSGSHLDTSDVSKPSPSCDTSQTSSSTLKLESESSPAPVYHRYYHVFQQGELEQLCGQEAGVHVQSSYHDQGNWCVILEKDLGR